Proteins from a genomic interval of Fimbriimonadaceae bacterium:
- a CDS encoding inositol monophosphatase family protein gives MGDWDALQKETEALTRHASQIALQARQRLVPEIKPDGSVVTNGDREVEAFYREELLKLTPGAGFWGEEFGFSPPTDQGFWLLDPIDGTSNYRFGQPLWGVTVAFLHGGRLRVGCLDMPDLGCFLSAAEGGGATKNGERLPPVPPGPVRPEELFGHTDLRKLPAKLPGKVRHLGAFVVEAAFVAMQTIRAMTAGRVNLYDAAGGILILRELGADIRHFDGTEFDEAKWCEPKRCEPFVLGPRDSNFPFGLHAQPGP, from the coding sequence GTGGGTGATTGGGACGCGCTACAAAAGGAGACCGAGGCCCTTACCCGACATGCTTCGCAGATCGCCCTGCAAGCCCGCCAGCGACTAGTGCCGGAAATCAAGCCGGACGGAAGCGTCGTCACCAACGGTGACCGCGAGGTCGAGGCTTTCTACCGCGAGGAACTCCTCAAACTGACGCCGGGGGCGGGGTTCTGGGGTGAGGAGTTTGGATTCTCTCCCCCGACCGACCAAGGCTTCTGGTTGCTCGACCCCATCGACGGCACGTCGAACTACCGCTTTGGCCAGCCCTTGTGGGGGGTGACCGTCGCCTTTCTCCACGGCGGTCGGCTCCGGGTCGGTTGTTTGGACATGCCCGACCTGGGGTGTTTCCTTTCTGCCGCGGAGGGCGGCGGAGCGACCAAGAACGGTGAAAGACTGCCGCCCGTCCCACCCGGCCCAGTGCGGCCAGAGGAGCTTTTCGGGCACACCGACCTCCGCAAGCTCCCGGCCAAGCTCCCCGGCAAAGTCCGTCACCTCGGCGCGTTCGTCGTCGAGGCGGCCTTTGTCGCCATGCAGACAATCCGGGCGATGACCGCCGGCCGGGTCAATTTGTACGACGCGGCCGGAGGCATCCTCATCTTGCGCGAACTTGGCGCTGACATCCGTCACTTCGACGGCACTGAGTTCGACGAGGCCAAGTGGTGCGAACCCAAGCGGTGCGAACCGTTTGTCCTTGGCCCTCGCGACAGCAATTTTCCGTTCGGCCTACACGCACAGCCGGGCCCGTAA
- the nadC gene encoding carboxylating nicotinate-nucleotide diphosphorylase — translation MTSGWSLPEPEGWRTLVEIALAEDIGTGDISAAAVPPGTSADWYVEVQQPGVACGIGAAAAVLGPGDVEVLQVDGDTVGPGTVLLRGHGDARHLLTRERTALNFLMHLGGVATLTSRYVEALAGTGCRLLDTRKTTPGLRHMEKYAVRCGGGTNYRVGLYDMAMLKDNHLQAAGSIAAALAAVRPGLSPGTMVEVECADLDMVAEAVASGADIVMLDNMTLADMAEAVRRHKGKTLFEASGGVTLQTVRAIGETGVDFVSVGALTHSAPALSVHLEFGVLGA, via the coding sequence ATGACCTCCGGCTGGTCGCTTCCCGAACCAGAAGGTTGGCGCACCTTGGTCGAAATAGCCCTCGCCGAAGACATCGGCACCGGCGACATTTCGGCGGCCGCCGTCCCTCCCGGCACCTCGGCGGACTGGTACGTCGAAGTCCAACAACCAGGGGTCGCCTGTGGCATCGGGGCGGCGGCCGCCGTCCTTGGCCCCGGCGACGTCGAGGTCCTCCAGGTCGACGGCGACACCGTCGGCCCTGGCACGGTCCTCCTGCGCGGACACGGCGACGCCCGGCACTTGCTGACCCGTGAGCGGACCGCACTCAACTTCCTCATGCACCTTGGCGGCGTGGCCACGCTGACCTCGCGATACGTGGAGGCCTTGGCGGGCACCGGTTGCCGTCTCCTGGACACCCGCAAGACCACCCCGGGGCTCCGTCATATGGAAAAATACGCCGTGCGTTGCGGCGGGGGCACGAACTACCGTGTCGGGCTCTACGACATGGCGATGTTGAAGGACAACCACCTGCAGGCGGCCGGATCCATCGCCGCAGCGCTGGCGGCCGTACGCCCAGGGCTTTCCCCCGGAACCATGGTCGAGGTCGAGTGCGCCGACCTCGATATGGTCGCCGAAGCAGTCGCCTCCGGAGCCGACATAGTGATGCTGGACAACATGACCCTTGCCGACATGGCCGAAGCGGTCCGTCGGCACAAGGGCAAGACCCTCTTTGAGGCAAGCGGCGGCGTCACCTTGCAGACCGTCCGGGCCATCGGCGAGACCGGCGTGGATTTTGTCTCCGTCGGCGCCCTCACCCACTCCGCCCCGGCCCTGTCTGTCCACCTTGAGTTTGGGGTCCTCGGCGCATGA
- a CDS encoding biotin--[acetyl-CoA-carboxylase] ligase, with product MMLPGGVQELAVVGSTQDIAEQLIKDGDTGTAVVWARHQTGGRGRFQREWQSGVDDSLTASFVFHEYAGHPEPWLVGMMVALAAAGTFHTQLRWPNDLTIKQKKVGGVLTELVPSPAGQKVPVVGVGVNLNQEEFNGDLRETATSLTLERGHAVDPAKALQRLLDSVRSMPEPTDWSVLQPIWRIFDDTPGKVYQLATGERAVAIGVGPDGRLICSIDGETQSVMAADALFAP from the coding sequence ATGATGCTGCCCGGTGGGGTCCAGGAACTCGCCGTGGTCGGATCGACCCAAGACATCGCTGAGCAACTCATCAAGGACGGCGACACGGGGACGGCCGTCGTCTGGGCCCGTCACCAAACCGGCGGGCGCGGGCGGTTCCAGCGCGAGTGGCAATCAGGCGTCGACGACTCCCTGACCGCCAGCTTTGTCTTCCACGAGTACGCCGGACATCCTGAACCGTGGCTGGTCGGGATGATGGTCGCCCTCGCGGCGGCAGGGACGTTCCATACTCAACTTCGCTGGCCGAATGATTTGACAATCAAACAGAAAAAGGTCGGTGGAGTCCTCACCGAGCTTGTTCCTAGCCCGGCGGGTCAGAAGGTGCCCGTCGTCGGCGTCGGGGTCAACTTGAACCAAGAAGAGTTCAACGGCGACCTCCGCGAGACGGCGACAAGCCTCACCCTTGAGCGCGGCCACGCGGTCGACCCGGCCAAAGCCCTACAACGCCTCCTCGACTCAGTCCGTTCGATGCCCGAACCGACTGACTGGTCGGTGCTCCAACCGATCTGGCGCATCTTTGACGACACTCCGGGAAAGGTCTACCAACTTGCCACCGGCGAAAGGGCGGTGGCGATCGGCGTCGGCCCGGACGGCCGCCTCATCTGCTCCATTGACGGTGAGACTCAAAGCGTGATGGCCGCGGACGCCCTGTTCGCGCCGTAG
- a CDS encoding sigma-70 family RNA polymerase sigma factor, whose amino-acid sequence MWLQRIGQIPLLTAEKERDLAQGVAEGSQMCRAMLIEANLRLVVNIAKRFAGRGVSLPDLIQEGNIGLMRAVEKFDHTRGFRFSTYATWWIRQSVSRAVYDQGRTIRVPVHVAEGISKVLKVQGQLAQELGREPTDEEVAVKAGLDLERVRALVQAIPDALSLESPLGEQEEGSLADLVGDRGETFELDFDRQTLVDALQGLEPRERELIMLRYGFNDGVPHTLEDVARHLNVTRERVRQIEQKGLKKLKCPTVADALRARLCV is encoded by the coding sequence ATGTGGTTGCAACGAATCGGCCAGATCCCACTCTTGACCGCAGAAAAGGAACGTGACTTGGCCCAAGGCGTGGCCGAAGGATCGCAGATGTGCCGGGCGATGCTCATCGAGGCGAACCTGAGGTTGGTCGTGAACATCGCGAAGAGGTTCGCGGGGCGCGGCGTCTCCTTACCCGATCTCATCCAGGAGGGCAACATCGGCCTGATGCGGGCGGTGGAGAAGTTCGACCACACGCGCGGCTTCCGGTTCAGCACGTACGCGACGTGGTGGATCCGGCAGTCGGTCAGCCGGGCGGTCTATGACCAGGGGCGCACGATCCGTGTGCCTGTCCACGTCGCCGAGGGCATCAGCAAGGTGCTTAAGGTGCAGGGACAACTGGCCCAGGAACTGGGCCGGGAGCCTACCGACGAAGAGGTCGCGGTCAAGGCCGGCTTGGACTTGGAACGAGTCCGAGCGCTCGTGCAGGCGATTCCCGACGCGCTTTCCCTCGAAAGCCCGCTGGGAGAGCAGGAGGAGGGCAGTTTGGCCGACCTTGTCGGCGACCGGGGCGAGACGTTTGAACTGGACTTTGACCGGCAGACCCTCGTGGACGCCTTGCAGGGTCTCGAGCCTCGGGAACGGGAGCTGATCATGCTGCGTTACGGGTTCAACGATGGGGTGCCCCACACCCTGGAGGACGTCGCCCGTCACCTGAACGTCACGCGCGAACGGGTCAGACAGATCGAGCAAAAGGGGCTGAAGAAACTGAAGTGCCCGACGGTCGCCGACGCCTTACGGGCCCGGCTGTGCGTGTAG